A window from Chitinophaga filiformis encodes these proteins:
- a CDS encoding sensor histidine kinase — MINLKQLYRNRLFSVGLHIVVWTCFLFFPFFIYRIKIQHPWFFAREIVDNLFLIGLFYLNFYVLIPRFFTLKKIVYYLSFVVLTLVFIIMQQAVTEYVFWKTFASQETVMTPNRDREAGFAPPPPAFVRYHLLEGRLRSKETYGERSAPLYAGATLNDSQGIRKMEFINARRELSFLDYILFPEILRKSVFAALLMLFMSGFIKIAQEWFKSEQQREALKVENLNAELKFLKSQINPHFLFNCLNTIYSLAHKHSAQTEHAIVKLSTIMRYMIYDSNEDKVQLQQELQYLEDYIDIQRLRMPDDIVVDYAVQGNPAGLKIEPMLLVPFVENAFKHGISYAEPSFIAIALAIERNQVRLVVENSRFRKRVAEKGGIGLQNVRKRLELLYTDDHDLEITESENQFIVDLKIVLKNDQVHSGG; from the coding sequence ATGATAAATTTAAAACAACTCTATAGGAACCGGCTATTCAGCGTAGGACTGCATATTGTAGTTTGGACCTGTTTCCTGTTCTTTCCTTTTTTTATCTACCGGATCAAAATCCAGCATCCCTGGTTCTTTGCCCGGGAAATAGTTGATAACCTCTTCCTCATAGGTTTGTTTTATCTCAATTTTTATGTGCTGATCCCCCGTTTTTTCACATTAAAGAAAATAGTCTATTATCTGTCTTTTGTGGTGTTAACACTGGTGTTCATCATTATGCAACAGGCAGTTACGGAGTATGTTTTCTGGAAAACGTTCGCTTCACAGGAAACCGTCATGACGCCAAACAGGGACAGGGAAGCGGGATTTGCCCCGCCACCTCCTGCATTTGTGCGATACCATTTGCTGGAGGGACGCCTGCGGTCAAAAGAAACATACGGGGAACGGAGTGCTCCGCTTTATGCCGGTGCTACACTGAATGACTCACAGGGGATCAGGAAAATGGAATTTATCAACGCCCGGCGGGAACTGTCTTTCCTCGACTATATCCTTTTCCCGGAAATATTGCGGAAATCGGTTTTTGCAGCACTGCTCATGCTTTTTATGAGTGGTTTTATCAAGATCGCGCAGGAATGGTTTAAGAGTGAACAGCAAAGGGAAGCCCTGAAAGTGGAGAATCTGAACGCAGAATTAAAATTTTTAAAGTCTCAGATTAATCCTCACTTCCTTTTCAACTGTCTAAACACCATCTACTCTCTGGCCCATAAACATTCCGCACAGACAGAACACGCTATTGTCAAGCTGTCTACCATCATGCGGTACATGATCTATGACTCCAATGAGGACAAGGTGCAGTTACAACAGGAGCTGCAATACCTGGAGGACTATATTGATATTCAACGCCTGAGAATGCCGGACGATATTGTGGTGGACTATGCTGTGCAGGGAAATCCGGCAGGATTGAAAATAGAGCCCATGTTGCTGGTGCCGTTTGTTGAAAATGCTTTTAAACATGGGATCAGTTACGCCGAGCCATCATTCATTGCCATTGCACTGGCAATAGAAAGGAACCAGGTGAGGCTGGTAGTCGAAAACAGCCGCTTCAGAAAGCGGGTGGCCGAAAAAGGGGGAATAGGCCTGCAGAATGTGCGTAAACGGTTGGAATTGTTGTATACCGACGACCATGATCTCGAGATCACAGAATCTGAAAACCAATTTATTGTTGATTTAAAAATCGTGTTGAAAAATGATCAGGTGCATAGCGGTGGATGA
- a CDS encoding M56 family metallopeptidase — protein MLIYLLKANVALILFYLAYHFGLRRLTFYTLNRFFLLSGIVCAAICPLIDPSLFIQQHQPLNAVAETYIPDLAALQTHQSVPFINVFLEYIFWAGVAVMSVRLMIQLLSLWKLHRHTTATLLPDEQRLRIMEKPVNPFSFMRNIYINPSLHSPEEFNSIIRHEQVHVRQWHTLDVLLGELNKIFYWFNPGAWLMSIAIRENLEFITDRSILRQGMDAKVYQYSLIKVSGIPYATAIANNFNFSHLKQRIMMMNKKRSSRYHLLRYVVLGAIMGIAVLSLNFTRAIARAEKPAKKLVVVTLPEDTAKPAVAPVPSAPVPPPPPPPPAPVKGQAAPGVPPVPAAPPAPRIPGEAVPAVPPVPPVPAAPAAPAAPGKDVITMSSESGIHLRGSQAAPPLYFVDGANMGHQAPEWLRPEEIESISVFKGEHAVEYGEDGKNGVIFIYTKGYNGSTKAKTVTSSFVYNTSSSPSVVHTSTSTLTGQPVKVTTNVNTDTKTSVNTNVNAATTVNTNAKVNADTKVNTTGKVSVDVADKQSENQ, from the coding sequence ATGCTTATTTACCTGCTCAAGGCCAACGTAGCGCTGATACTGTTTTACCTGGCCTATCATTTTGGATTAAGGCGGCTCACCTTTTATACGCTTAACCGGTTTTTTCTGCTGAGTGGTATTGTCTGCGCGGCTATTTGTCCCCTGATAGACCCTTCATTGTTCATACAGCAGCACCAGCCACTCAATGCTGTGGCGGAGACATATATACCCGACCTGGCGGCTTTACAGACCCACCAGTCAGTTCCCTTTATCAATGTGTTCCTGGAATACATATTCTGGGCAGGAGTAGCAGTGATGAGCGTACGGCTGATGATCCAGCTACTGTCTTTGTGGAAGTTGCACCGGCACACAACGGCCACCTTATTACCTGATGAACAAAGGCTGAGAATAATGGAAAAGCCGGTGAATCCTTTTTCATTCATGCGTAATATTTATATCAATCCTTCCCTGCATAGTCCGGAAGAATTTAATTCCATCATCCGGCATGAACAGGTGCATGTACGGCAGTGGCATACGCTGGATGTATTGCTGGGAGAGCTGAACAAGATCTTTTACTGGTTCAATCCCGGCGCCTGGTTAATGAGCATCGCTATCCGTGAGAATCTCGAATTCATCACCGACAGGAGCATACTGCGGCAGGGAATGGATGCCAAAGTGTATCAATACAGTCTGATAAAAGTAAGTGGGATCCCATATGCGACGGCCATCGCAAACAATTTCAATTTCTCACATTTAAAACAAAGGATTATGATGATGAATAAAAAGAGATCATCCCGCTATCATCTGCTACGTTATGTGGTACTGGGCGCCATTATGGGGATCGCGGTACTGTCGCTGAACTTCACGAGGGCTATTGCCAGGGCCGAAAAGCCGGCAAAAAAACTCGTTGTTGTAACGCTCCCTGAAGATACGGCAAAGCCTGCAGTAGCGCCTGTGCCTTCTGCACCGGTACCACCGCCGCCGCCACCTCCGCCAGCGCCTGTAAAAGGGCAGGCAGCGCCAGGTGTTCCTCCTGTGCCGGCAGCTCCTCCGGCTCCAAGAATTCCGGGTGAAGCTGTTCCTGCAGTTCCTCCGGTACCTCCCGTACCAGCGGCTCCTGCCGCACCGGCAGCACCTGGCAAGGATGTCATTACGATGAGCTCCGAATCCGGCATTCATTTAAGAGGAAGCCAGGCAGCCCCACCGCTGTATTTTGTGGACGGTGCAAATATGGGGCATCAGGCCCCCGAGTGGCTGAGACCTGAAGAGATAGAATCTATTTCTGTCTTTAAAGGCGAACATGCCGTAGAATATGGAGAAGATGGTAAAAATGGAGTGATATTTATTTATACCAAAGGATATAATGGTAGTACAAAGGCAAAAACTGTCACCAGCAGCTTTGTGTATAATACAAGTAGTTCGCCATCTGTTGTCCACACAAGTACATCCACGCTTACGGGGCAGCCGGTGAAGGTAACAACCAACGTTAATACCGATACCAAAACTTCAGTCAACACAAACGTAAATGCAGCTACAACGGTAAATACTAACGCCAAAGTAAATGCAGATACGAAAGTAAATACCACGGGTAAAGTGAGCGTTGATGTTGCAGACAAGCAATCTGAAAATCAATAA
- a CDS encoding GH1 family beta-glucosidase yields the protein MEQFTAPFSRQDFGEHFLWGVAISAFQNEGACDADGKGRSIWDEFSSRKGKIKDGSNALTANDFYNRYREDIRLVKQLGFDVFRFSIAWPRILPQGTGAVNPAGIAFYHRVIDACLEEGLTPYITLYHWDLPHALELKGGWCHRGVIFAFEEYVRICMKEYGDKVKNWVVMNEPFGFTSLGYMLGVHAPGKFGVSYFLPAVHHVLLAQAAGAKVIRETVKGANIGTTLSCSYIYPYSQQEADIQAARKADALFNRLFLEPVLGMGYPVDDFPLLRRIERRYALWRDWDQLSFDFDFIGVQNYFPLVVRRNAFMPVVGISEVKPKARRVPTTALGWEISGEGLYAILKQYAAYEGIKKLIVTESGAAFADVMSEGKVDDRDRVSYFEEYLSGVLKAKREGVPVEGYFAWTLTDNFEWAEGYRARFGLVHVDLETQRRTIKRSGYWFRELLHKDPASAKR from the coding sequence ATGGAACAATTTACCGCGCCTTTCAGCCGTCAGGATTTTGGAGAGCACTTCCTATGGGGAGTGGCCATTTCGGCTTTTCAGAATGAAGGGGCCTGTGATGCTGATGGTAAGGGCAGGTCTATCTGGGATGAGTTCTCTTCAAGGAAAGGAAAGATTAAGGATGGCAGTAATGCCCTGACAGCAAATGATTTCTATAACCGTTACCGGGAAGATATCCGTTTGGTGAAGCAACTCGGCTTTGATGTATTCCGCTTTTCCATTGCCTGGCCACGTATACTGCCACAGGGCACAGGCGCAGTTAATCCGGCAGGGATCGCCTTTTATCATCGTGTAATAGACGCCTGCCTGGAAGAAGGGTTGACTCCTTATATCACGCTTTATCACTGGGACCTGCCACATGCCCTTGAACTGAAAGGGGGCTGGTGCCACCGTGGGGTGATCTTTGCATTTGAGGAGTATGTGCGTATATGCATGAAGGAATATGGCGACAAAGTGAAGAACTGGGTGGTGATGAATGAGCCGTTTGGTTTTACCTCCCTGGGATATATGCTGGGGGTACATGCACCGGGGAAATTCGGGGTGTCCTATTTCCTGCCTGCCGTGCATCATGTATTGCTGGCACAGGCGGCCGGGGCAAAGGTGATCAGGGAAACGGTAAAAGGAGCCAATATAGGGACTACCCTGTCCTGTTCTTACATTTACCCGTATTCACAACAGGAGGCCGATATACAGGCTGCCAGAAAGGCTGACGCACTGTTTAACCGGCTGTTCCTCGAGCCGGTGCTCGGAATGGGTTACCCGGTGGATGATTTTCCCCTGCTACGCCGTATTGAAAGGCGCTATGCCCTCTGGCGGGACTGGGATCAGTTATCGTTCGATTTTGATTTTATAGGTGTGCAGAACTATTTCCCCCTGGTGGTGCGTAGAAATGCATTCATGCCGGTGGTAGGTATTTCAGAGGTCAAGCCCAAGGCCCGCAGGGTACCGACAACGGCTTTGGGTTGGGAGATCAGCGGCGAGGGTTTATATGCTATCCTGAAGCAGTATGCAGCTTATGAAGGCATTAAGAAACTAATCGTGACAGAAAGCGGTGCTGCCTTTGCCGATGTGATGAGCGAGGGTAAAGTGGACGACAGGGACCGTGTCAGCTATTTTGAAGAATACCTGTCAGGCGTATTGAAAGCAAAACGGGAAGGCGTACCGGTAGAGGGCTATTTTGCATGGACCCTTACCGATAATTTCGAGTGGGCAGAGGGATACAGGGCCCGTTTCGGCCTGGTACATGTGGACCTTGAAACACAACGCAGAACAATAAAAAGATCAGGATACTGGTTCCGGGAGCTCCTGCATAAGGATCCGGCATCAGCAAAGCGATAA
- a CDS encoding cysteine desulfurase family protein: MKRIYFDNAATTALDKDVLDVMLPYLTEKFGNPSSIYSYGRETRLAIENARKSVAKILNAHPGEIFFTSGGTESTNTAVNAAIHNLGCRHIISSEIEHHATLHSVEHAHSKDKIRLSNVRLLPDGHVDMAHLRELLANSPERCLVSLMHANNEIGNLLDLHAVGNLCKEFDAIFHSDTVQTVGHYAFDLRNTPVHFINGSGHKFHGPKGVGILYINENVKITPFIHGGAQERNMRAGTENVYGIVGFAKALELATEHMEEHSKYINDLRMYMMDQLKQHIPGVSHNGDLYGRSLYTVLNVSFPKTEKSEMLLFNLDINGICASGGSACTSGADAGSHVIRAINSDPNRIAVRFSFAKDNTKEEIDEVITRLKEIV, from the coding sequence TTGAAAAGAATTTATTTTGATAATGCAGCCACCACGGCGCTGGATAAAGACGTGCTGGATGTGATGCTGCCTTACCTGACAGAAAAGTTTGGAAATCCATCTTCCATCTATTCGTATGGCCGTGAAACCAGACTGGCCATTGAAAATGCACGTAAATCCGTAGCAAAGATCCTGAACGCACATCCGGGAGAGATCTTTTTTACCTCGGGTGGTACGGAAAGTACCAATACTGCGGTGAACGCGGCTATTCACAACCTGGGCTGCAGGCATATCATTTCTTCTGAAATTGAGCACCATGCCACCCTTCATTCCGTGGAACATGCCCATTCGAAAGACAAGATCAGGCTGAGTAATGTAAGATTACTGCCCGATGGTCATGTGGATATGGCACATTTGCGCGAACTGCTGGCCAATTCTCCCGAACGCTGCCTGGTGAGCCTGATGCATGCCAACAACGAAATTGGTAACCTGCTGGATCTTCATGCAGTAGGTAACCTCTGTAAGGAATTTGACGCCATCTTCCATTCCGATACGGTGCAGACCGTAGGGCACTATGCTTTTGACCTTCGTAATACGCCGGTGCATTTTATAAATGGCTCCGGTCACAAATTCCATGGCCCGAAAGGAGTAGGTATTCTTTACATCAATGAAAATGTGAAGATCACGCCGTTCATTCACGGAGGCGCCCAGGAGCGTAACATGCGCGCCGGCACAGAGAATGTATATGGTATTGTTGGTTTCGCCAAAGCGCTGGAACTGGCTACGGAACATATGGAAGAACACAGTAAGTATATCAACGATCTCCGTATGTATATGATGGATCAGTTAAAACAGCATATACCCGGCGTAAGCCATAACGGCGATCTCTATGGCCGCAGCCTGTATACGGTGCTGAACGTGTCTTTCCCCAAAACGGAGAAGAGTGAAATGCTGCTGTTCAACCTGGATATCAATGGTATCTGTGCATCCGGCGGCAGCGCCTGTACATCCGGCGCCGATGCAGGCTCTCATGTTATCCGCGCCATCAACAGTGATCCTAACAGGATCGCCGTACGCTTCTCTTTCGCTAAAGACAATACGAAAGAAGAGATAGATGAGGTCATCACAAGACTGAAAGAGATTGTCTAA
- a CDS encoding LytR/AlgR family response regulator transcription factor: MIRCIAVDDEPLALEIITDFARKVPFLQLVGTFENATEALRFLQEERVDLLFLDIKMPDITGIQLMKSLKYPPMVIFTTAYGEYALEGFDLEVVDYLLKPVPFERFLRAATKALELRTMSQQKNGDSNNGHVNDYIFIKTEYKIIKINLEDILFIEALKDYTKIYTPFQPVLTLRSLKSFETRLPADKFIRVHRSYVVSLNKINSVEKNTVMIANQSIPISDGYREKFYDVINRNS, translated from the coding sequence ATGATCAGGTGCATAGCGGTGGATGATGAACCACTGGCATTGGAAATAATCACAGACTTCGCCAGGAAGGTTCCTTTCCTGCAGCTGGTGGGTACATTTGAGAATGCGACGGAGGCTTTACGTTTTTTACAGGAAGAGCGGGTAGACCTGCTGTTCCTGGATATTAAGATGCCGGATATCACCGGTATTCAGTTGATGAAATCCCTGAAGTATCCGCCTATGGTGATCTTTACCACCGCATATGGAGAATATGCGCTGGAAGGATTTGATCTTGAAGTGGTGGATTACCTGTTGAAACCAGTGCCTTTTGAACGTTTTCTCCGGGCAGCCACCAAGGCGCTGGAACTGAGAACAATGTCCCAGCAGAAGAACGGGGACAGCAACAACGGGCATGTCAATGATTACATCTTTATCAAGACGGAATACAAGATCATTAAGATCAACCTGGAAGATATTTTATTCATCGAAGCACTGAAAGATTATACGAAAATTTATACACCATTTCAGCCAGTACTTACACTGCGCAGCCTTAAATCTTTTGAAACGCGTTTACCTGCAGATAAATTCATCAGGGTACACCGCTCTTATGTGGTATCGCTGAATAAGATCAATTCTGTAGAGAAAAATACCGTGATGATCGCCAACCAGTCTATTCCTATCAGTGACGGTTATAGGGAGAAGTTCTATGACGTGATCAACCGGAACAGTTAA
- a CDS encoding DUF4270 family protein: protein MNKSIRAKVAFKYLVCALLITGAAACDKEGFLYDNITDESGTEFLVTDTITMNMSTAYLDSVPTSNLGVALCGTADDPFFGKISATSYWQLKAFSGTAIPDRAIYDSLILVVHPKTEYYGDTTLTQHLEVYRVQEEIKRAGNSTFLYSRNSFATDPTPLGSRQMKIRPHRDSIFKIRLDDVLGKEFFTLCDKNSQTITNQLNFSRYFRGLALKPGANSQVITAFRADDSLNLRLFYHTTPGEIVQAYIDFPVYNSALQFNHVDVQRPSGSPLATLSPTKKLLPSSAADNRIFVQPLTNIVGRIDFPYLHTFNQLSKFSKIMRATLTVRPEKATYKYPYVLPKNLVLGVIKDGNVIEDTLVSPTTGGVQYGSLVIDPIYNETTAYTYDITNYCIAQLHSTDNSRRGLALLPPRSFGLTSFDRAILGDNRNTKNRITVQIYYLRYK from the coding sequence ATGAATAAAAGTATCCGCGCCAAAGTGGCCTTTAAATACCTGGTTTGTGCATTATTGATCACTGGCGCCGCCGCCTGTGATAAGGAAGGTTTTTTATACGATAATATCACAGATGAGAGTGGTACGGAATTTCTGGTAACAGATACCATTACCATGAACATGAGCACGGCGTACCTGGATTCTGTTCCTACTTCAAATCTCGGCGTAGCCCTTTGTGGTACCGCCGATGATCCTTTCTTCGGAAAAATTTCCGCCACTTCATACTGGCAGCTGAAAGCCTTTAGCGGTACTGCTATTCCTGACAGGGCCATTTATGACTCTCTTATATTAGTGGTACATCCTAAAACAGAATATTACGGCGATACGACCCTGACCCAGCACCTGGAAGTATACCGCGTGCAGGAAGAGATCAAAAGAGCCGGAAACAGCACTTTCTTATATAGCCGTAACTCATTCGCGACAGACCCTACCCCGCTGGGTAGCCGGCAAATGAAGATACGCCCGCACCGCGACTCCATATTTAAAATAAGACTGGACGACGTACTGGGAAAAGAATTCTTCACGCTCTGTGATAAAAACTCACAAACCATTACCAATCAGCTCAATTTCTCCAGGTACTTCAGGGGCCTTGCACTGAAACCAGGCGCCAACAGCCAGGTCATCACCGCTTTCAGAGCGGATGACTCACTGAACCTGCGCCTCTTCTACCATACTACTCCAGGTGAGATCGTACAGGCATACATTGATTTCCCTGTTTATAATTCAGCTTTACAGTTCAATCATGTTGATGTGCAGCGCCCCTCAGGGTCTCCGCTGGCAACATTAAGCCCGACCAAGAAATTACTGCCTTCCTCTGCTGCAGACAACAGGATATTTGTACAGCCACTGACCAACATCGTTGGCCGTATTGACTTCCCTTATCTTCATACGTTTAACCAGCTGAGCAAGTTTTCCAAGATCATGCGGGCAACACTGACCGTAAGACCAGAAAAAGCAACCTATAAATATCCATACGTTCTTCCAAAGAACCTGGTGCTGGGCGTTATAAAAGACGGCAATGTCATAGAAGACACGCTCGTTTCCCCTACTACCGGCGGCGTACAATATGGCAGCCTGGTCATCGATCCTATTTATAATGAGACAACCGCCTATACTTACGATATCACCAATTATTGCATTGCACAATTACATAGTACTGATAATTCAAGAAGAGGGCTGGCGTTGCTGCCCCCAAGATCATTCGGTCTGACCAGCTTTGACCGTGCTATTCTGGGCGACAACAGGAACACGAAAAACAGGATAACAGTTCAGATTTATTACCTGCGGTATAAATAA
- a CDS encoding Kelch repeat-containing protein, which produces MRYLKVCFLGLAVLTLASCSSSNDTTKLGNWVRRADYQGDARREAVSFVIGDTAYVGTGTSGVDGGTWLSSFYKYDPVKDNWTLVASLADKNDPTRDLSRTGATAFTAAGKGYVTTGSNSDLKTLKDTWAYDPATNSWENKADFPGASRYYAVGFAIKNIGYVGTGYDGGNNMSDFYKYDPASNSWSTANSLKDKRRQAVAFVIGDSAYVVTGSGAGTSPTRMYVYDAGKDQWNEKAKIENATDQSFDDDYTSIARYGGVAFVINNKGYVTTGSSATTWEYDPINDRWTEKTAFDGASRTSAVGFTVKGRGFLGTGYSSATYLDDLFEFLPDQENDTND; this is translated from the coding sequence ATGCGCTATTTAAAAGTATGTTTTCTGGGATTGGCAGTACTTACATTGGCCTCCTGTTCATCAAGCAATGACACGACCAAGCTGGGTAACTGGGTAAGAAGGGCAGATTACCAGGGAGACGCCAGAAGGGAAGCAGTGAGCTTTGTGATCGGAGATACAGCGTATGTAGGAACTGGTACCAGCGGTGTTGATGGTGGTACCTGGTTAAGTTCTTTTTATAAATATGACCCGGTAAAGGACAACTGGACCCTGGTAGCATCCCTGGCGGATAAGAATGATCCTACAAGGGATCTGTCACGTACAGGCGCAACAGCATTCACCGCTGCCGGCAAAGGATATGTAACAACCGGTAGTAATTCTGACCTGAAAACACTGAAAGATACCTGGGCCTACGATCCTGCTACCAACAGCTGGGAGAACAAGGCTGATTTCCCGGGCGCCAGCCGTTATTACGCGGTAGGTTTTGCTATAAAGAACATTGGTTATGTAGGTACCGGCTATGATGGCGGTAACAACATGAGCGATTTCTATAAATATGATCCGGCTTCCAACTCCTGGTCAACAGCCAACTCTCTGAAAGACAAGAGAAGACAGGCAGTTGCATTCGTAATCGGCGACAGTGCATACGTTGTAACAGGTTCCGGTGCAGGTACAAGCCCAACCCGTATGTATGTATACGATGCAGGTAAAGACCAGTGGAATGAAAAAGCTAAGATCGAAAATGCAACAGACCAGTCTTTCGATGATGACTATACCTCTATCGCCCGTTACGGTGGTGTGGCATTTGTGATCAACAATAAAGGTTATGTTACCACCGGTTCAAGCGCTACTACCTGGGAGTATGATCCGATCAATGACCGTTGGACAGAAAAGACCGCTTTCGACGGAGCAAGCCGTACCTCAGCTGTAGGGTTTACCGTTAAGGGCAGAGGTTTCCTCGGTACCGGTTACTCTTCCGCCACTTACCTGGATGATCTGTTTGAATTCTTACCAGATCAGGAAAATGACACTAATGACTAA
- a CDS encoding formylglycine-generating enzyme family protein, with protein MFSKYITGWALSTSVLLYACQGNHPQQAAAANKADHTVINDSLNHMVLIPGGTFTMGADDAEARKDEQPRHAVKVDSFWMDEHEVTNAEFAAFVKATGYVTTAEKPISKEELMQQLPPGSPEPDSSMLQPGSLVFAPPSHAVPLNDVSQWWSFVLGASWQHPGGPDTNLDGKANLPVVHISWDDAQAFAKWAGKRLPTEAEWEYAARGGLKDQPYPWGAEALTVGKTKANTWNGHFPYQNTKTDGFTGLAPVKSFAPNGYGLYDMSGNVWEWCADWYDSRYYQQAGNSHNPKGPASGYDPEDPSTPKHTIRGGSFMCTDEYCSGYRVTARMKTSPESGLENLGFRCVKDK; from the coding sequence ATGTTTAGTAAATACATCACCGGATGGGCACTGAGTACAAGCGTCCTGCTGTACGCCTGCCAGGGCAATCATCCGCAGCAGGCCGCTGCCGCCAATAAGGCTGATCATACCGTTATAAATGACTCGCTGAACCATATGGTGCTCATTCCAGGTGGAACCTTCACCATGGGCGCCGACGATGCAGAAGCACGCAAAGATGAACAGCCACGTCATGCCGTAAAGGTGGATAGTTTCTGGATGGATGAACATGAAGTGACCAACGCCGAATTTGCCGCTTTTGTAAAGGCTACAGGATATGTTACTACAGCCGAGAAACCTATCAGTAAAGAAGAACTGATGCAGCAACTCCCGCCGGGCTCTCCTGAACCGGATAGCAGTATGTTACAACCGGGATCACTGGTGTTTGCTCCCCCATCTCATGCTGTACCACTGAATGATGTATCCCAATGGTGGTCGTTCGTATTGGGCGCCAGTTGGCAACATCCCGGCGGACCAGACACCAACCTCGATGGCAAAGCAAATCTGCCGGTAGTACATATTTCCTGGGATGATGCACAGGCTTTTGCAAAGTGGGCGGGCAAACGCCTGCCGACAGAAGCGGAATGGGAATATGCAGCCCGCGGCGGACTGAAAGACCAACCTTATCCATGGGGGGCAGAAGCGCTCACCGTAGGAAAGACTAAAGCCAATACCTGGAACGGGCATTTTCCCTATCAGAACACGAAGACAGACGGTTTTACCGGACTTGCTCCTGTAAAAAGCTTTGCACCTAACGGCTATGGATTATACGACATGTCGGGCAATGTATGGGAATGGTGTGCCGACTGGTACGACAGCCGTTATTATCAGCAGGCGGGCAATAGTCACAATCCTAAAGGTCCAGCCAGTGGTTACGACCCGGAAGATCCCTCCACACCTAAACATACCATCAGGGGAGGTTCCTTTATGTGTACAGATGAATATTGCTCGGGCTACAGGGTTACGGCGAGAATGAAAACGTCACCGGAATCAGGACTGGAAAATCTTGGCTTCAGGTGCGTAAAAGATAAATAA
- a CDS encoding DUF4907 domain-containing protein — protein MTNNKSVLRICMPALATTLFFAACQQPPKQTEERTEHTKEAPATAMQDSIAVVTFQPEGGGWGFKINRGTHTYIEQPFIPVIMGRTPFKTEADALKVGELLAAKLRKNPAGLPDLTRQELLDMKIAGVE, from the coding sequence ATGACTAATAACAAGTCTGTTCTTCGGATATGTATGCCGGCCCTGGCAACAACGCTGTTCTTTGCAGCCTGTCAGCAACCGCCCAAACAAACTGAAGAAAGAACTGAACATACAAAAGAAGCGCCAGCTACCGCAATGCAAGACAGCATTGCGGTAGTTACATTTCAACCCGAAGGGGGAGGATGGGGCTTCAAGATCAACAGAGGCACCCATACTTACATTGAACAACCTTTCATCCCGGTGATCATGGGCAGAACGCCTTTCAAAACGGAGGCAGACGCCCTGAAAGTGGGAGAATTACTTGCGGCTAAGCTCAGGAAAAACCCGGCCGGACTGCCGGACTTAACCAGGCAAGAGCTGCTTGATATGAAAATAGCCGGTGTAGAGTAG